Part of the Mauremys reevesii isolate NIE-2019 linkage group 4, ASM1616193v1, whole genome shotgun sequence genome is shown below.
CATCCAGATAAACCTGACAAGCGACCCACACCTCATGCTGCATAGGAACATAAAAATCCCCAATGTCACTGCCAATCCATGACCCTGTgggcttgtttacactggcactttacagcgctgcaactttctcactcaggggtgtgaaaaaacaaaaacaaattctgagtgtagcaagtttcagcgctgtaaagcaccagcgtaaacagtgcaccagcactaggagccacgctcccagtgctggtagctacgcctctcgtggaggtggtttttttagcgcactgggagagctctctgtCATGGCAGTGCTTTAGCGTTGCCAATGTAGACTAGTCCTAATAAGTGAAATACTGTGCATTGTTTACAACAGAAAGGAAATACACTCTATGCACAGCCAGATAAATGAGATGCATTTGCTGGCTTGTCAGTTTTTAAAACATGGGCTAAGCCAGGTTTCCAGCCCATTATTCTGCAGATAAACATAGCAGAAAGAGCAGTGACTAACAAAATCAAACAGCAACAAAAAGGGACACTAACTTCActtgccttcccccaccccaccactgtTTAGGAAGCAGATTCACTCACATTTTTTAAGTCAACCCAACAGAACCCTCTCCTTAGCCATTTCTCCAGCAAGACAGCTTTCTACACTTACATGAGGTTTTGCCTATAATTATTTTGCCTCAGCAGAGAGGGTATTTCCTGCCAGCAAATATGGGAACTACGTATTAACAAGATGGGACAAGACACATAGGCAGCCTCAAGATATGAGTGATAAGATAAAATAAagagtggagggggaaaaaaaactaacGTCCCAATATCCTTCCATTCCAGGCCACTGAGGCTGCTTTGCTGGGCCCTATACaacagggagagaaagagaagccAAGGCACAGACACATAAGTGAAGTGttttttgaggggagggtggAGGGCAGGCTCCTTTGCCTATGGGACTGTTAGCGCTTCAGGGAagggtctctgcagagcccaacACAAGGGAAAATACTGAGCCCCACTGTAATGAGGGGAGTGACCCGAACACCCCAGGGGTGGGTTAGGGCCCTGGGATCCCCACAGGCACCTTAGAAAGGATTTCACCACAGGTGCATCTGGATAGTGGAAGTCAGAGTCCAAGCAGCTCAATGCAAGGAGTGAGGCGGGGGAAAGGGGCTCACCCAGGCGGGTCAAGGGGTGCTGGAGCCAGGAGTGAAGGGGAAGACGGACCCACAAGCGGGGGCCGGTGGTGAAGGGGGAGCCCAAAGGCAAGGTGGGAAGGAGCATCAGAGAGGAAAGGGGAGCGGGGAGATGTCCCGCCGGCGGGGGACAGGAGGGTCGGGGCGGAAAGGGGAGCGGGGAGATGTCCCGCCGGCGGGGGACAGGAGGGTCGGGGCGGAAAGGGGGCGGGGAGACGTCCCGCCGGCGGGGACAAGGGGGTCGGGGCGGAAAGGGCGGCGGGGAGACGTCCCGCCGGCGGGGACAAGGGGGTCGGGGCGGAAAGGGGCGGGGAGACGTCCCGCCGGCGAGGACAAGGGGGTCGGGGCGGAAAGGGGCGCGGGGAGACGTCCCGCCGGCGGGGGACAGGGGGGTCGGGGCGGAAAGGGAGCGGGGAGACGTCCCGCCGGCGGGGACAGGGGTCGGGCGGAAAGGGGAGCGGGGAGACGTCCCGCCGGCGGGGACAGGGGTCGGGGCGGAAAGGGGGCGGGGAGACGTCCCGCCGGCGGGGACAAGGGGGTCGGGGCGGAAAGGGGAGCGGGGAGACGTCCCGCCGGCGGGGGacaggggggggcggggcggaaaGGGGAGCGGGGAGATGTCCCGCCGGCGGGGGACGGGGGGGGTCGGGGCGGAAAGGGGAGCGGGGAGACGTCCCGCCGGCGGGGGACAGGAGGGTCGGGGCGGAAAGGGGGGTCGCGCTCCCGCACTTACGTCCTTATCAGGCACCCAAGGCGGCTCGTCCAGGCCGAAAGGGCTGCGGGCGGCGTGGTGCTCTGGCACCATGCGGAGCCCGCTGGACGAGCGAACCAGCTTCTTCCCATCACAGGCCTCCCCGCCCGACATCTTTCCCACAGCGCCCCCGCTACCAGCCCAAGCAACGAACGGCAGCGCGCCACCCAATCTCCCGTTACTTCCCTAAAACTGATGCCGCTCTCTGCCAATGAACACTCCGACTAGTAACCCGCCCACTACTACGTTCATCCAATGGAATGTGGCCTGCTCATACTCTCAGCCAATCCCCTATCGCAATGTAGTACCGCAGTTAAGGCGCATGCGCAGCTCGAAAAACCATCCCCTAACCCCGAAAGAGGAGGAGAGGCCGCCCGAGTGTCTGAACCCGGAGAAAGCCTGTAACCAATGAGCGAATCGGAATGTGCGGAGGGCGGAACCAAGGGTTGATCCCTCAGGAAGGCCACGACTCCGAACGCTCTGATTCGCCGGCACCCCTTTAGGGCTCTGAATAGACTCCCTGGGATTGGTCTGACCCTGACGCCATCTGATTGGGCTTTTCGACCGCATCTCTGATTGGTGCGCGCCTTGCGCGGCTCCAGACAAATATCCTCGGGTTAGCGGCCATCTATAACCTCTAGGGCGCCCATCCCGTTCGCCTTCTTGGGCGTGGTGCCCGCTGATTGGCTGGCAAGCTGCGAGGGTGGTTGGCCGTGGCCGTGCGAAGACTCAGGCAAGTCACTCCCTGATTGGCGACTCGGTTTTACCTACGCGCCGTATGGTCCGGGAGCGCGGGTCGCGAGGCTTCCCTGGGGCGAGGAAGCGTCTGGAAAACGGGGCGGGGCTTCACGTTGGAGGCGGGACCGGGTGCGGCTGGGGTAGGGAAATTCTCCCCTTCCGGCTCCGGGTCAGACCTTGTGGGTGTGGCCGTTTAACCGTCCCACCCCCACCGTTATCCACCCCCGGTGCCGCCAGGAGCCGCGGCGGGGGCTAAGAGACGCTTCGGCCCCTCCCGGTGCTGTGAGTCCCGATGCCGCTGGCGCTCTTCTGCCTGCGCCGTGGGGCGAGCCGCGCCCTCCTCAGCGCGGGCGTAGGCGGGCCTCGGGCCTCACCCAGGGCTGTGGGGCATCGCGCCCTGCTGGGAGGCACCGCTCCGCCCGAGCTGGCTGCCTCAGGCGGCTGTGGTGGCTGAACGGGGGCAAGCCCCCTGTGTAGACTGGGCTCAGTGTCACCCCCTTCTTGCTCCACAGATGACAGCTGTGGTGCCGTGTGTGGCGCTGTCACCTGTGAAGTGGGCTTTCCTCAGAGGTGTCTAATTCGTGGGAAGAGCCCCACCCctcagttgccaactttcacatggtaaataagcaccctgactttcacacTAAGTCAAAAATCAGGctcatcccatttcaaaacaagctaGTCCGTAAGAACCCCAAGAGTGTATTTGACTAGCTTTCCCCctggtgtgcagtctgggactatGGTGGGCCGGCTGCGTACCCCTCACACTCTTCCCCCCTGCTTGCCTGGAGCTGATcgaaaaaagaagcaacaagctactaGCCAACaggcaactcacaagccaattaagtcAAAAACAAGACAATTTCTGTGGTGGTGTTTTTAAGTGGGTTTTCCAGGTCTGCCCCACCCCTGGAATCCCAGGGGAAAGGTGTAGCAGGGCTGTTTGGCATAGGTCAGGGTTTCTTTGTCTCTTcagtgagaaactgctgaacttgaattaatatgcaaactaaaGACCATTAACTTAGATTtcaacagagactgggaatggctcgttcattacactaattgaatctatttccccatgttaaagtatTCTCACACCTTCATGTCAACTGtccgaaatgggccatcttgattatcactctttctcccctgctgataataacttctcttaattaattagcctcttacagttggtatgggtacttccaccgtttcatgttctctgtatgtaaaaatatcttcttactgtatgttccattctatgcatctgatgaagtgggctgtagcccatgaaatcttatgctcaaataaatgttagtctctaaggtgctacaagtactcctgttctttttgtctctCCAGTTTATTGACCTATAGTTTGAAGTCCACGTTTTTCACACTCCCCTTACTTTTATAATAAATGGAACAGCAAGAGAGTAGTGCTGATAACAGTTACCCTGTATAACTTATTTGTGTGGATGTTTTAAGGTTGACAGAGAATACTTGTCCTTGAAGGGTGGGCAGGGAATGCAGGGGGGGGAGGATGTGTGGCATTTTTTGTGTCTATTTGTTTTGCTTTGAATTGCAATAACATTTTCAATGCCTTGCATTCCCTCAGTTGTCTTTCATGACATCCCCTCCAAGCAGGGTCAGACCCACCAAATGCAAAACAGTGGTTCAGAAGATTGGTCAGGGTTccaagggaggggaggaaagaatAAGTACCCATTTATTTCTCTTTCTTCCACACACAGTTCTCTAATGCTGACCAAAACCACCGCCTGTGTGCCCACATCCTTCCTTGGAAGAATTCAGGTTTTCCACTTTGAAGACCTGGTCTCTCTAGCTTAGTGGTTTAAGTATCCAGTTTAATATCTGAACTTCCCAGGACCATAAATTCAAATACCTGCTGAGCTGGTTCTCTTCATCTTTCTCTGATGATGCATTCCATACCATGTAGTTTAGTGCAtgtaaattagattttaaaagcCAAGATCCTTTCTACTCCATGTGAATATTAAAGATCCTAGAGCACTTTTCATAAGCAGAGGTGTTTGTCCTCATCTCTTGCTCAAAATTTGCCTTCCCTCCCCACTTGTATGatgcagtggctgcatttcagtggtactGTGTGGgtaaagtttgtaaagtgctttgggatctccATTGCTTTTGCTTGCCACCACTGATGCTTGATGTCCCCCTTTGAACTACAACTTTAAGCCAATAAGTGTCACTTTTTGCTGGTTAGAGGGTTCATTTTACCAAGTGCAAAATGTACTTCTCTTCTGATGAATTAAGCTTAGCCCTTGAGACAGGTATTGATcgtgtttgttttaaataggtCTTAATTTTAATGAAATAATGTTTAAATCACTgactttttaatatattaatcCTGCTCTCAGGACCCATTTCCATATATTATGTATATATCCCAAATAATTGgacccttttgtttttaaaaagcagattaaCTGGGGAACTACGTCTTGTAAATATGTTTTTATACTTGTCTGCCATTACATTGCACAATCCATTATATAAATAGTAAAAAGCCTTATAATGCTACTTTGTTATATAGTTATAGCACATGATTCGGCTTTTCTCTTTTAGATCAAAGTTTCAAAAATAATTGGATCGCATTATGCTGTAGTATTTAGTCACCCTATGTTTTAATAAATCAAAACAGTTCTGGGTAACAGAAATATTAATAGTCATGGATTATTTTATATTACATTTGCATgattttatttctctttgaaaatgaaaagctaGGGAGCTGTACAGCTGTAGCTCAGCTACAGGCAATTGAAATAATTACCATCTGTTCCTTTCGTCAGTGTTACCGTAATCTGTCTTCAGTAGAGTGTAGCCAGAGAGCATCTGAGGAGAATTTCCATCATGTGAATGGCTAATTACATCCTGGGCTATGGATTATAGACAAATATATTGTTAGGAATTAATAATATTTGAATGTCCATTTTCCCACAAagttggtcaaatgaaataaatacttaTGTTCTGTATTTCATGTATGTTTGATAAGACTTCAATTTCCATGAAATCACCAGGCTCTGTACTCACTACAGTACTGTATCAAGACATGGATTGGGACCAGTTTGACATGAACCCCAAAGTGATAGCTGCTGTTAAGAAAGGTAACTTAATCCACCTGTATGTACATTCCTGATTTGCTGTTACCATAATATCTACCTGTACATAATCATATCCATACCGGAAATCTAATTTAAATACTTGGTGAGACAGTGTGTGTATATTTGCAAGTGATACCCTCTTCTTCCAGTGGTGATCTTTCCAAACAGCTTTATAATCTGCTTTTGATAAACCCCAAATGCATGCTACCTCCCATGTCAAAAGCTTGTCAAGAGTAGTGTCCTAGCTTCCAAGCAGTCAAGAAGAGGTTGGAATACTGGAGTTTGTTCTGTTAGGAAAGAAATGAACAGACACAGTCAGGCTATCCTTTTCTAATCTAGTCAATTTTATTTGCAATGTGCCTTTAATTTCTGTTGTTGCCTTCTTCAAGAAGAAGTTGAAAATCAAAAGCAGCCAGTTTACACACAAGTAACTCCACTTTGGCGCACCAGAAGAACATTATAGTGAAATTGCTTCTGTATCAGAGCCTTCTCTCAGGCCCCACTTCCCTCTGATGTTAAGGCTGATAATGCTTTAAAGCCTTCCAAAAAAACATTAAAGTCCCTTTCCATTCAAAATCACTGATAATCATGATAACATAAACAAAACTTGTAACTTTTTTTAACCAGTACTCTCAGTAAATTAACAATAAATGGAAATCCTTCTCTTTTTGTAAGGTTATAGTCAATCCAAAAGCATTTATGAGAATTCCTCTAATTTCAGCTAATATAAAATCAATAAAAGAGATTTTGAATCTTTCTGGAGCAGACTTGCAAAGGCTGACAAAACTGTCCAGTATGGATGTACAGTGCTTACTGAAAACAGTCTCTGGTACACTGAGGAAAAGCTGTGTGCTTACAGGTAATACTGTCAATACAAGTAAAGTGTTGTATTTACATAATTAAAAACCGTTCTAGACTTTTGAGCTATAATGAAAGGTTTAAATTTATTGCTCAAAGATCTATTGTTGAAGTAGAGCATAAAACATTTTTTGTATAGCAGGTAATAGTATATTGATCAATTATTTCTCAGTCAAGTCAAGTATTCAGAAAATAAAAAACTGTTAGTTCCTGTTACTctttagtacagtggttctcaaactagggccgccgcttgttcagggaaagcccctggcgggccaggctggtttgtttacctgccgcgtccgcaggtttggctgatcgtggcttccactggctgtggttcactgctccaggccaatgggggctgcaggaagtggcacaggccgagggacatgctggccatccttcctgcagcccccatttgcCTGGAGCGGTGaatcgtggccagtgggagccgccatcggccgaacctgcggacgcagctggtaaacaaaccggcccggcctgccaggggcttttcctgaacaagtggtggccctagtttgagaaccactgctttagcagATGCTTTTATATTCctaaagggcttgatcctgtgaaGCGCTGAATGTAAATAGAAGTGCATTGTACTCAGTCTTATAGGGTCAAATAATTCCTCTACATGGAAAATCTTGGCTGGAGGACAGGACACTGCAAGAGTCCCCTCTTAGAATTTCCACCAGAATATTTAATAGTGCAGGGGTTGCCCTCCTCTAATGGAATGGGCTAGGAATTGAGCAATTGAATCCACCATTTCTTCTTATCTGTGTGGATCTTTAAAGCTTAGCCAGAAGTACAGAGCCTTCTATGTTTTCATACTGCTTCCTGACCTTTAGCAGCTCTCCTCCACTTAAGGTTGTCAGGTGTCCAATTTTCAaccagaaagtccagtcaaaaagggcacctggcagtgtccagtcagatgtACTGACCAGACACCAAATGTCTGGTTACTGCGGGGCAGGGGAAGGAATGGGGTCATTAATCCATGCCAGCCTCTGCTCAGTCGGGGCCACCTTCTACCTGCAGGCAAgctccttgtcaggctgcagcagctctcaTTTCAGTCCCAGAGCAGAGGAAGCCCAGCTGGAGGGAGAAGTGTGGGGTGTGAAGgacaggggtggagcagggggttggacctcaGGAGTCTGgttaccagccattagaaagATGGCAACCCTACCTCCACTTCCTGGTCATATCTACTCCATTGAAGTCATGCAGACAAGATTTTCCTTGCTGTAGCAGTCCCCAAAAGTCTCCTTAAAGGACAGGAAGAGGGGAAAGTTCTAGCATGGAGGGGATCAGCGTAAATGCAATCTGTACTAATTTACAAGCAGATTCCTCAGTGCATAGATTGTTAGTTGGGAGGAAAACAGGCTGAATCATGCTTACATCTGGAAAAAATGTCAATCATAGAGTTACCTAGAATGTGGCAGCTATGTTATATTGTCCCTTATTAAGAAAATGCTAAATagaactttcttttaaaaaatatcctcTAGCACTTCAGCTGTACCGAGACAAAGATCACTGCACATCCCAACACCAGAAACTAAGCCTGGGTTGCTCAGTACTAGATAGCTTGTTAAGAGGTGGCATTCCTGTGGTGGGGATCACAGAACTTGCTGGTGAGAGCTCTGCTGGGAAGACTCAGATTAGTTTGCAGCTGTGCCTTTCTGTGCAGTATCCTTATGAATATGGAGGATTAGAATCTGGTAAGTACAATATACTTTCAGATTTACTTATTATTTTAAGGGAGTATGCTAGCTTTAAGCTACGTAATTTGTGTAATTGCAATAAATATTTGTATCCGTGGATACAGAATCATTAGCAGTAAGATGAGAAACTGGCCATTTGGAAAAGAAAAGCATGCTGTGTACAACTGCTACATCCCCACATAATACTTTCCACTCTTACtactggctggctgctgctggcacacAGATTAGGGTGGCTGTGTGAATAGAATCAAACATGACTTTCCATTGAGTTATGATTGACTTTTTCCCTCAACAATCAAGAATAGTGGTCAGTTTGTTAATCAAAATGCATAAGGCATATACAGATGGAGTGTGTTAGGTTTCAGCATCATGACCACCCCCTGACTCTTCATGAAAACTGACATGACAAAACGATCCACCTGACAGATATTGTTACATTAATATCTTAGGCATGTGCTAAGTATCCCTTATGTAAAGCAGAGGTTACAGTATCACAAAGGATCTGGTCATGATGTACAGGGCAAAACTGATGGACATATAGTCAAAAAAGTCATAGGCATTGTGTTGTACCCTACATTTTTCCCATGTCTGTGCAAGTAAGTAAATTAGAAGGATAATTTGAACATAACCATTATTATTGTAAAGCCAATGATCCTTTGTATTTTTTGTTTGCGTTTTTGTACTTCATTGGGGAGGAAGAAACCTCAGTTCTGAGAACTCTTTAGTCTGGTCCTCTGTATGACTAATGTTTTGGCTAGGCTGTTGTTCTGCCTCCCTTGCAGCATCATGTTTAACTTTGACGCTCTCAGGGTTTACTGTGTGAAAGTTGCTCAATTTGTTTCCTACTGTGTCCAACCACATGGAAAATTCTTGAAACGTCAAAAGGCAGGGATggcttacatttttttttgctctaGGTTATGTCATAGATGCTTCTGCTCCGATCAATGTTTTTAGTCCTCCCCTTCACTTCCTTCCTTGGATGCTACTAAGTGTTACATGTGTCACAAGTTCAGATCTATACTCATTTACAAGATCGGACGTATTCTTATTCGTGCCCTAGTCCTCCCCTCCATTTATGCTGGGAGAAAGGAACTAAATGGATTCAGATATAGGGTATTGGGGGCAGAAAGGAAGGCACCTCATCCTAGTAGCATTTTTGCCAGTAGAATCCTCCTTGCACGGGCACAGTTGTGTGAGGGTAATGGCTGGATTCCACAGCATCCCAGCCTCCCCATTAGTGCTTGGGGCTGTTATGTTGTTTTGTTCGGGGCCTATTGATCTCCTCGCCTCTGCACTGCCAACTGCGGTTTGTGGCACATCAGCAGGCACAGAGCCCATAGTAATAAATACAATTCCTGCAGAAGGGAAACAGAAACCGTGTctgaggggtggagaggagaAAGTGCTTCTGAGGTTCCTGATTAGTGCATGCAAATGAGTAAATCTTTGCTTTTGAACAGGAACAACAGAACCCAACTTTCTGACATGACAGTTGATGGGGCAGTCTGGCAGACAGGTGACTGGCAAGTTTTTGGAGCTCAGACAGTCGGAGCAGCACATATTGCAAGtgttgcccctttttgacctGAGTGACTAGTCAAAGTTCATGGCCCTGGGGCTATTCCAATTGGGAGTAGAAACTGATGACGGAGTCTGgcattttctttgatgcaatcttttTTGTTTACAACAAATATACAAAGTTCTGCTTCTGGGCAGACAAGTGGAACCAAAAACAGGGGAGAGCTTCTTTGCTTTCAGCCCCAAGCCTTTTTAACCAGCTCCGACTCAAAAAGCTCTCTAGCTTCTTGAAGGGCCATACAGTGCTTATAGGCTTCTGTTTAGATGTcttctgtctgtctctcattttctggttctgttctctccACAAACCTCCCTccaaaaaaatcagcaaaagccCCTCTTCCCACACAGTCCCACTACTGGACTGGTTCACACAACAGTTTTATCTTGGGTGAGGGTTTGTGTCAATCTAAGAATAGCTCTCCTTAATTGCTTATTTGGCTGAATTTACTTTATATGCACGTATTTATAGATAAACTATTTGACAGTAATGTGGTAAATATATGAGAATTCTCAGTTTAGATCAGGAACAAATCCTGTTATTTTCTATGTGttttgcaattttattttaaacaaaattggtATGGTATGAAGACAGACCATTGGGGTTTGATGCAACACATTGCTTCATCATTCCACAGCAGTAAGAGTATGCAGAAGTTGCACAGGTGACTAGTGGAAAAATATGCTTCGTACAATCAGTTGCATGTTTAAAATGTTTCTATCTTAACCAAATTTATTCAGGACCACAAAGTGGAACAAAATGCTGGTTTCCAGGTGTGCCCAAGAGCTTATCTcacaaaaatgaatattttgaCTCTCAGGTCTCTGTCAGTAGGGGTTGGATTTTTTAATACATTGTAAACAATGTCATGGAGGAAATTTTTCTCTGCGATaaattaaatcacttttgcatgtccacattaTGTTCCTTGTGTCAGCGGTGTGTATCCTCACTACCAGTGCTTGCATTgatgcagagagcagtgcactgtgggtagctatcccactgtgcaactcaccGCTATCTAGCACAGGGTTTTTTGGGAAGGTTTACAGTACCTCATGGAGGCAAATGAATTGCACACAGGTGACTGGGAACATGGTTTCTTCTGCATCCCATAATTTTATTTCCATCCcatagttagggccctaccaaattcacatgA
Proteins encoded:
- the XRCC3 gene encoding DNA repair protein XRCC3 isoform X7, whose translation is MTSISMKSPGSVLTTVLYQDMDWDQFDMNPKVIAAVKKANIKSIKEILNLSGADLQRLTKLSSMDVQCLLKTVSGTLRKSCVLTALQLYRDKDHCTSQHQKLSLGCSVLDSLLRGGIPVVGITELAGESSAGKTQISLQLCLSVQYPYEYGGLESGAVYICTEDVFPNKRLQQLIDQQHTFRADVPLDVIQKIKFGNSVFIEHAADLDTFYNCIAKRITLLLLRGMVRLVIIDSMAALFRCEFGAKDSVMKARYLQTFGAKLHSLSSRFRTPILCINQVTDAMDETDVAQSNFGTIETECYIR